The following coding sequences lie in one Treponema sp. OMZ 790 genomic window:
- a CDS encoding HEAT repeat domain-containing protein produces MRRKSLVFVMMILLLGTAFVFAEDKDSDSLMTVEEAYLNSMEGLILREMVTSEGRDAKFVALQVVEEAIDGGRVTPELQEALDSLATIGLTTVVRENGRVANNYPDVRREACRLLGKIKNEQAKKSLMTVMYTDNEPVVIMEAVKSLGELGYNNNDEVVDMINFINRKFDIINPTSSLALEVLNAYEKLAPTVKNKKGMTESILRIANNFNYITPVRNRAMEVLKSILGGKK; encoded by the coding sequence ATGCGACGAAAGTCTTTAGTTTTTGTAATGATGATATTATTATTGGGAACAGCCTTTGTCTTTGCAGAAGATAAAGATTCCGATTCCTTGATGACAGTTGAAGAGGCCTATCTTAATTCTATGGAAGGCTTAATTCTTAGAGAGATGGTTACCAGTGAAGGACGTGATGCTAAGTTTGTAGCCTTGCAGGTAGTTGAAGAAGCTATTGACGGCGGAAGGGTAACTCCCGAGCTTCAGGAAGCTCTTGATTCTCTTGCAACTATAGGTCTTACCACGGTTGTGCGTGAAAACGGAAGGGTTGCAAATAACTATCCCGATGTAAGAAGAGAAGCATGCCGCCTTTTGGGTAAGATTAAAAATGAGCAGGCTAAGAAATCTCTTATGACGGTTATGTATACCGATAATGAACCGGTTGTAATTATGGAAGCCGTTAAATCTTTAGGTGAATTAGGATATAACAATAATGACGAAGTTGTAGATATGATTAACTTTATCAATCGAAAATTCGATATTATTAACCCTACAAGCTCATTGGCTCTTGAAGTTCTTAATGCTTATGAAAAATTGGCTCCTACAGTAAAGAATAAAAAAGGAATGACTGAAAGTATTTTGAGAATTGCCAATAATTTTAACTACATAACTCCTGTCAGAAACAGAGCTATGGAAGTTCTAAAATCCATATTAGGCGGAAAAAAATAA
- a CDS encoding Maf family protein: MKELILASASPRRKEILDSLGVLFCVNASNFDESSITEKDPIKKCILTARGKAESLFKVLKQGNDYNPQKLILAADTLVFAENTTIPNEKIIFGKPKNKKEAEMMLKSHSGSVHFVVSAICLLDCETGRISEKQNISKVFFKPLSDEEISAYLKTEEWNDAAGGYKIQGKASFFIEKIEGSYTGIVGLPVRELYELLSEKVFINLF, translated from the coding sequence ATGAAAGAGCTTATTTTAGCTTCTGCATCACCCAGACGAAAAGAGATACTCGATTCGCTGGGTGTTTTGTTTTGTGTAAATGCCTCAAATTTTGATGAATCCTCAATAACAGAAAAAGATCCTATAAAAAAATGCATTTTAACTGCAAGAGGAAAGGCCGAAAGTCTTTTTAAAGTCTTGAAGCAAGGTAATGACTATAATCCGCAAAAGCTCATATTGGCGGCAGATACCCTTGTTTTTGCCGAAAATACAACAATCCCAAACGAAAAAATAATCTTCGGTAAACCAAAAAACAAAAAAGAAGCCGAAATGATGCTCAAAAGCCACTCCGGTTCGGTTCATTTTGTTGTGAGTGCAATCTGCCTCCTTGACTGTGAAACCGGCAGGATAAGCGAAAAACAGAATATCTCTAAGGTTTTCTTTAAACCCCTCTCCGATGAGGAAATTTCAGCCTATCTTAAAACAGAAGAATGGAATGATGCCGCCGGAGGTTATAAAATTCAAGGGAAAGCTTCCTTTTTTATCGAAAAAATTGAAGGCTCTTATACCGGGATAGTTGGTTTGCCTGTCAGGGAGCTCTATGAGCTGTTGTCCGAAAAAGTTTTTATAAACCTCTTTTAA
- the rpsB gene encoding 30S ribosomal protein S2, which yields MAVVTMKNLLESGVHFGHQVKRWDPRMKKYIFSERNGIHIIDLQKTIVAIREAYEAVRKATSEGKSVLFVGTKKQAQQTIQKEAERCGMFYVNNRWLGGMLTNFSTIKKSLARLKKIEKMEVDGTFDNLTKKEIASLQKEKSKLEKNLGGIKEMKDLPGILFIIDTRKEEIAIREARSLGIPIIAVVDTNCNPEGIDYPIPGNDDAIRAISLFTGVIANAVIEADNEHGLKIIENLQEDEESGDSGVDPYQDREEEITDYSNYTPKDEASGSDEDEDENSLVNDEDLYDDK from the coding sequence ATGGCAGTAGTAACCATGAAGAACTTACTTGAATCAGGCGTACATTTCGGCCATCAAGTAAAACGCTGGGATCCGAGAATGAAAAAATACATTTTTTCGGAAAGAAACGGAATTCACATTATCGATTTGCAAAAAACAATCGTTGCAATCCGTGAGGCCTATGAGGCTGTCCGCAAGGCAACATCCGAAGGAAAATCGGTTTTGTTTGTAGGAACAAAAAAACAGGCCCAGCAGACAATTCAAAAAGAAGCCGAAAGATGCGGAATGTTTTATGTTAACAACCGCTGGCTCGGCGGAATGCTCACAAACTTTTCCACAATCAAAAAGAGTTTGGCTCGTCTTAAGAAAATCGAAAAAATGGAAGTTGACGGAACTTTCGATAACTTGACAAAAAAAGAAATTGCTTCTTTACAGAAAGAAAAGTCAAAACTCGAAAAAAACTTGGGCGGTATTAAAGAAATGAAGGACCTCCCCGGAATCCTCTTTATTATCGATACTCGAAAAGAAGAAATTGCTATCAGAGAAGCCCGCTCATTGGGCATTCCCATCATCGCTGTTGTAGATACCAACTGCAATCCTGAAGGCATCGATTATCCGATTCCCGGAAACGATGATGCAATCAGAGCTATTTCGCTTTTTACGGGCGTAATTGCTAATGCAGTTATCGAAGCCGACAACGAACACGGTCTTAAAATCATCGAAAACCTTCAAGAAGATGAAGAATCCGGTGATTCAGGTGTTGATCCCTATCAGGACAGAGAAGAAGAAATTACAGATTATTCCAATTACACTCCCAAAGATGAAGCTTCAGGCAGTGATGAGGATGAAGATGAAAATTCTCTCGTAAACGATGAGGATTTGTACGACGACAAATAA
- the tsf gene encoding translation elongation factor Ts: protein MDIKASDVKALRDKTGAGMMECKKALQHCNGDAKEAEKYLKEKGLAAVEKRADRVTSEGIIVIKNDNKKAVMLEMTCETDFVAKNADFIAVGDDIANTAFDKDIAEVTPELNDKLLDLATRVRENMNLTRLISVKAGADEYLSRYIHSDKKTGVIVVLKSDKPEIFEKTAVQDFAYDCCLHAAAFMPLYVKKEDVDAAYIKEQEEIFKGQVAELDKPDNVKEGIVKGKISKHLSEICFLEQAFVKDDKLSVSKKMAEVGKEAGGSLSLSKLIIFQLGLGM from the coding sequence ATGGACATTAAAGCATCTGATGTAAAAGCATTACGCGATAAGACCGGTGCAGGTATGATGGAATGTAAAAAAGCCTTACAGCACTGCAACGGCGACGCAAAAGAAGCTGAAAAATATTTAAAAGAAAAAGGCTTGGCCGCTGTCGAAAAAAGAGCCGACAGGGTAACAAGTGAAGGTATTATCGTTATCAAAAACGACAATAAAAAAGCCGTTATGCTCGAAATGACCTGCGAAACCGACTTTGTTGCAAAAAATGCAGACTTTATCGCTGTCGGAGACGACATTGCAAATACTGCCTTTGATAAGGACATTGCTGAGGTTACACCCGAACTTAACGATAAGCTCTTGGATTTGGCTACCCGCGTACGCGAAAACATGAACCTTACACGCTTAATCAGCGTAAAGGCCGGAGCAGACGAATACCTTTCACGCTACATCCATTCCGATAAAAAAACAGGCGTTATTGTAGTTTTAAAATCGGATAAGCCTGAAATCTTTGAAAAGACTGCGGTACAAGATTTTGCTTATGACTGCTGTTTGCATGCAGCCGCCTTTATGCCCCTCTATGTTAAAAAAGAAGATGTAGATGCAGCTTATATCAAAGAGCAGGAAGAAATCTTTAAAGGTCAAGTTGCCGAATTGGATAAGCCCGATAACGTAAAAGAAGGCATCGTTAAGGGAAAAATTTCAAAACACTTATCCGAAATCTGCTTCCTTGAGCAGGCCTTTGTAAAGGATGATAAGCTTTCCGTTTCAAAGAAAATGGCAGAGGTCGGCAAAGAAGCCGGCGGCTCCTTGAGCTTGTCAAAGCTTATAATTTTTCAGTTAGGACTGGGTATGTAA
- the frr gene encoding ribosome recycling factor, translated as MIEEVQKNCEEKMKKTVSALKEEFNMLRTGRASSALFDKIRVNCYGESTPLNQLANISIPEARLVVIQPWDKSLLVEIEKAVLQADLSVNPTNDGKVIRIAIPPLTEERRKDLAKKAKTIAENSRVSVRNIRRDGIDEAKKLQKDGKISEDQLKTAEDAFQKSTDAYIAEINKVLEAKEKEIMEN; from the coding sequence ATGATAGAAGAAGTTCAGAAAAATTGTGAAGAAAAAATGAAAAAGACGGTTTCGGCATTAAAAGAAGAATTCAATATGCTAAGAACCGGAAGAGCATCTTCTGCTCTTTTTGATAAAATAAGAGTTAACTGCTACGGAGAATCTACCCCTCTTAATCAACTTGCCAATATTTCTATCCCCGAAGCAAGGCTTGTAGTAATTCAGCCTTGGGATAAATCTTTATTGGTCGAAATTGAAAAGGCCGTTTTACAGGCAGATTTGTCGGTTAATCCTACAAATGACGGAAAGGTCATTCGCATTGCAATTCCGCCGCTGACCGAGGAAAGAAGAAAGGATCTTGCAAAAAAGGCAAAAACCATTGCCGAAAATTCGCGCGTTTCAGTCCGTAATATCAGACGTGACGGAATCGACGAGGCAAAAAAATTACAAAAGGACGGAAAAATAAGCGAAGATCAGTTAAAGACTGCTGAGGATGCTTTCCAAAAATCCACGGATGCTTACATTGCCGAAATAAACAAGGTACTTGAAGCAAAAGAAAAGGAAATAATGGAAAACTAA
- a CDS encoding di-trans,poly-cis-decaprenylcistransferase: MSDDLKHIAIVMDGNGRWAKKRGLPRSMGHKEGLNTVKRITKAISDLGISYITLYIFSTENWKRTETEVGFLMGLIKQHLKAELNFYADNNLRIEHIGDLSGLPKDIQDEINSVRERTAAYTGTAIVLGINYGAHDEILRAIKKLNSDELASINEETFSSKLDTGSIPPVDLLIRTGGEKRLSNFLLWQSAYAELYFTDILWPDWTVEDLYAAIEDYKKRNRRYGNA; the protein is encoded by the coding sequence ATGTCCGATGACTTAAAACATATCGCCATTGTCATGGACGGCAATGGCAGATGGGCAAAAAAAAGAGGTCTTCCCAGATCTATGGGGCATAAGGAAGGGCTTAATACGGTTAAAAGGATAACAAAGGCCATATCCGATTTGGGGATTTCTTATATAACGCTTTATATATTTTCTACCGAAAACTGGAAAAGAACCGAAACGGAGGTAGGCTTTTTGATGGGGCTTATTAAGCAGCATCTAAAAGCCGAGCTTAATTTTTATGCCGACAATAATTTGCGTATCGAACACATAGGCGATTTAAGCGGACTGCCCAAAGATATTCAAGATGAAATTAATTCGGTAAGAGAGAGAACTGCCGCTTATACAGGTACTGCGATTGTGCTTGGTATAAATTATGGAGCTCATGACGAAATCTTAAGGGCAATAAAGAAACTGAATTCCGATGAGCTTGCTTCTATAAATGAGGAGACCTTTTCCTCAAAACTGGATACAGGCTCCATTCCTCCTGTAGACCTGCTTATCAGAACCGGAGGAGAAAAACGTTTGAGTAATTTTTTGCTTTGGCAAAGTGCTTATGCAGAACTTTATTTTACGGATATCTTATGGCCCGATTGGACCGTAGAAGATTTATACGCAGCAATAGAAGACTATAAAAAAAGAAACAGGCGTTACGGAAATGCCTAA